The sequence TCTAAATTcaaggataacagacattatgcattctttttctgtttttgggtataaatttgaccctttttattacaaccaggcacaattacatcttccacccattattatcctGATCAAAGGAaaggagttaatatcaagtggaattttccgtcgcaaaattcatgtcttttttttgtttttttttctaattattttcagttctatacttttgcgacgaaaaattccacttgatattaactcatgatcatggtctgaatcatccctcaaagatttcgttacgatgtcactaaccacctgtaatatattatgcttctgtcattacattgttttttgaataattatgtacttaccctttacaagtcagtcgattacataagattactaaatcttttaaggggaaatgtatacgtttttacaataagattcccattgacattcagaatttgtctttcaactgctttaagacagtagttaaacaaaaactttacaaaaaaggttattataaagttagtgattatttagaagatatgaatgcatgggattaactgtctgaaaactgatattaggcagctaaattactcaattgtatatcaatattttatgtttatttttatttattttttaaagaacgtctagggccctgtgaaGTCCGGCACGGTGGTTCAAAACGGTGTACCATTCTTCAGAGCATCCCGTGCCAAATAAGCCGTAAGTTTGGAGGGTAATCCCACAAATATTTCAGATCCACAAACTGGCTGGGAGTGCACTAACTCAGCTCGGTGTTAGTAAATTGCAAAGTTGAACAAATTAAACTTAGTCGACCGAAGTAGTTTAGAAGTTCAGACAAAAATTATGCTGCTCCCTGAATTATACATGAGGTTCAATTATGGCTAGTGATGCTTGAAAGTTCAGATATTCAGTGAGATCTATGGAAAATATGAGGTATGGTAGCGTTGTGTTATGTTGTGATTAAGAATTTAGTTAGTcaactgtggtcctgtggtacagcgcggcttgcttctcaaacggggacctCCGGTTCGAATACCCGTACCGGGCTTGCGCCAATTGCTCGACCATTCAGGTGGCGATACGGCTAAGGGTAGCCGGTGCTTACCCGATACGTCTGTATCACCGAAgtgatagacagacagacagacaggtgtATCCTTAGTAAATACGCCTAATTTtctccagctatgtttaaattctatgtaataggaggcgagcctatcgCCATTAATCggacacaaattctggaaatcatagataattgatattacgaATCAATTATctttgattcaaacatgaattgtgATCGCAAATTGGAACTCATAATGTCAaattaggagctcggtggcgcagcggtaaacgcgctcggtctgcgattgttgaagttaagcaactttcgcaaaggccggtcataggatgggtgaccacaaaaaaaagttcatctccagctcctccgtgcttcggaaggcacgttaagccgttggtccggctgcattagcagtcgttaataacaaccaatccgcactgggcccgcgtggtggtttaaggcccgatctccctatccatccatagggaaggcccgtgccccagcagtggggacgttaatgggctggtgatgatgataagaagTAGACTACCCCTTAACACAGGGGGTGGTGGCATGCCACCTTTTTGTCCTGCACATCGCCCTCCTCTTCACCCGACAGTCGACTGTATTCCGCTCTACATCCCCGTGATCTGTAAGACTGCGTTTTATAAAGAGGATTTTATACGACAATAGGCCAGTTTTAAagaagtcaaatcagttactttttactaaacgtctttatttccgtgacttattgtacatttgccgcagatgagtaatttgtaattttgtttatcaataaaacattttgatGGGTGACTTAAAAGTagatagaattatttttacaaatacttAGTCGTCATTTATTACGTTTCAACGCAGCCACTAAACTGCTTCTTCAAAAAACATCGTATTACCTCAAAAATCCTGAAATCCTGTTTTAAAACTGGGGTCAGCTCTCTTGACCCTTCAAATGCCCCGCTATTTTGTTCAAAATGGCGTAATAACAGAATAACGAGTGTTTCTCGTAAAATGTGTGCATGTCGAGCGGATTAATTAAGTCAAATGGTCTGTTTTCCTTTTGTGAGGTCCCGAGGTCTATTTTTAAAGGATTTGCGGAGGTATTTTGGTTGAGACGGTATATTGGTGGTTTTTGGCAGCGATGAGAATTGTACATGTCGTAAATTAAATTGCAGGCAATTAATTACTAATCTTACAAAACGTGGACTTTTTGTAATTGGTTAATATTAACATTCTTCATtcattacaggcagatcacctgattgtccaaaaagtaaaaagacgtgcttcggaagacgcgttaagccgttggtcccggttattacttactggtgtaagtacgtagtcgttacatgagtcatgtcaggggcctatggcggctcagtaataaccctaagGCCTCTGCctcgaattttgcgggcagcggggcggcggcggcggcggcgcgggagcggcAGGATCTTATGCGTATCGTCAAATGGACCGGGTCTCGAAAAcagcggcgcgggggcgggcaACGAGCGGTGCACTCCAGTCGAGCGGTGACCGTTGCGCGTCTGCATTGTAGTATAGTGTTGTACTTTTTTTTCGTGACGTAGGTATCAAAATGTCCTCGGACGTGCAAGAGCAAATTATTTCGGCAATCTTTGAGAGGAGACCCATATGGAACAGCAAAGATGTGAACCataaaaatagaagaataattAATCGTTTatgggaagaaataaaaaacgccGTTGTCGCCGATTTTCAGACATTTCGTTTGCGAATGTCGACAACACAACCACGAACACAACACTACAGCGCTACAGTGCCGCGCGATCTGCCCGCTGGTTTCGAGAACAGGTATGCGTTGCCCGCCCctctcccgcgccgccgccgctgccgctccgctgcccgcaaaattcgagaccgaggcctgacaccagggtcgatggggttggtaattcacctcacaatccacacgatagaagaagaacattcTTGAAAGTCAAACGAATGCCGCATAAAAAGTACATAGGTAGGTAACATGTGCTTGTCTAGCCCAGATAGTCCGATTAAAGGTAAACGTGCACATAGACGCACTGCAGGAGCCGCACGCGCCGAAATGCAGCCTAATACTGCGATAGTGACCtggggggattaaaaaggccacatggaagcaattcatgtgGCCTTTTatgtttgcgcatataaaagtcaactattgcttttttgatgacTTGCTTATACGTGGCGTTTTAACCCGCCTCATCAAGTATTTCTGTTATTCTTTTTCAGACACTACAATAAGCAATTAAGAGATTTAAACTACTCACCTTGACCGAGGTCCACGATTTTAACAGGAGTTCGTAACATGTCGGTAGTCCCAGTATCAGTAATTACCACGTCCGATATCACTAAGGATCTCTACACAATTCTTATTTCACTTAACATACACaccaaataaagaaatattctttaaaaatatagaGAAATCCAACCGAAACCGATTTATCTAGCGAATCAGACGATAATGGCGCCCACGCGAAAGGTGAAAAAAACGACTACCCACTTTTCGCTCGCTTTTTAGTcgcgaattgggtagtttcctaggtcaaagataaattgtaaaattttaattactaaataaagacagatctaaaggtgccaaaaacgttttctttttctttttaacttatttatgaattttaattaagaaaaatgtaataataagtgcgacattttgtcacttttttatgacgtcacaggtagctttttcatacaaattccatagacattttgtgttttgacgtttaacaaaaagtaactgatttgactagttggaaactaccctattattattactacctACCCACTTATTTAGAATATTATAATCTTATAATGCCCAAACAGTCCCCATACCTAATGGCGTGCgagtaaataaaaacagttattaaaagttaataatttatttccctATAAACTATGAAGACCCAATCTCAATTAACAATACCTATAGACTGTTTtactcacaaaaatcacatttgcaCATAATTTACAAGGAATAAGATACCtagaacaataaattaaaaacatctttCTTTTAAAGTTATTTGACAATAAATACACCAATTaaatcaacagcctccgtggtctagtggttagagcgttaggctcacgatctggaggtccgggttcgattcccgatggggacattgtcgaaatcactttgtgagactgtcctgtttggtaaggacttttcaggcttgaatcacctgattgtccgaaaaagtaagatgattccgtgcttcggagggcacgttaagccgttggtcccggctattagccgtaaaaacacctccaccaacccgcagtggagcagcgtggtggagtatgctccataccccctccgtttgattgaggggaggcctgtgcccagcagtgcgacgtatataggcaatttATGTATACTCCAATTAAATACTTAAGCTTAGGAACAAAAACAATTTGTAAAGGGTTTTAATGTAATTCAGCTGGTTGTCTAACTGATGAGTTCTAGTTCTGCCAACCACGATAGGAATTATGGGCGAGACTGCATAAACTTGTCTTGAAAAGATCTTTCACCAGGACCGTAATTAAAGGCTGACAATAGGAGAACAACTAGgcaaacatatttttatgttttttttttaataattatcgtGCATTTTGTAGGCGCAATAATTATGTCGCCATGCACGCCTATTTTTTATCGTTGTTAGCATCCATAGACACCTAAGAACGACACAAATTGCGAACTTATTTGAGATCCCACGCGGAAGGTTCCTGCTCCTGATTGGCTTTGATACCAAGCGCAAAATCTGGACCAGGATCTACAAGAATTTTATCTCACAAGTGTTTCTGCTACACATTATTGTTTTGCTTTCAATCTGTCCCTTAATTTCAACATCCTTTTGTACATGGCAAGTTTGTTTGGAGGAAATGATATTTTGCCTGGTGTTTCctggaaaaaaagaaaagatgcCAGTTAATATTGATAATATAAAGCATAAATGTTTAGAATAACTGAAATAAAAATGCATACAATATTACACACTTCACCCATTATAGATGGCAAtatggctcaccatctatcacgctGATCTAACAAAAAGattggtgagatgtgggtacttatttcagaTGGATGTACCTTCCTGCCCCAATTGGGAGATAGTCTTGTAGGCTTATGTTACACATCCTACATCTGGTAATCTGTTtactaatgtaataaaaagtagcttttatttcatacttacaTGTGGAAAGAACTCTAAATCCAGAAGTATAATTTCAAGATGTGTTCCGATTATGATTAATGGTCCTGTTTTCCTCTCACAAATATCCAAATGTACAGCATATTTTCCATCAGGCAGTGTAGCTAGAACTTCAAAAGACGGCTTTGTATTCCTTTCCTGGCAAAATAATCTATACAACAGTATTTCAGACGTAGTCGTGCCAATAATTACGAAGTCACTATAGAAAAACAAAGCACTGATTGGTGGAAAATCCAGGTACAAATGTTGGTATTTGTCAGTTTCTATTTTGAAAAGACGGCGCGAATAACATATGAAGTTCTTATCATCTAATGCACAGATGTGTTTTATGTGTTGTATCCACTCAACTGGGATATTTATCGGCTTTACAGACAAATTCTTGTCATTACTTATGGTTACAATTTTACCACATCTagtaaatatataaactatatcATCACTAACTTTCATTTCTTTGATATCATAATCACATCTAAGTATAAGTTTCAATGGTATTTTTTCTAAAGTTAGTAGACATTTAAAAACATCACGGTCTTTGTAGAAGTACAGTGCATCTTTGGTCAGGATGAAATTGTCTGCTTGGAAGAATGCTTCGGAAGTGTGGGCTGGATTCTCAACAGACCGTTGCAGGTATAAACcagattttgttaaaattgctGATGCACAGGTGTTGTGCGAGATTTTTAGGCAGTGTTTCTCTGGTACTGCAACTGGTAGGTACTTCAATGTAGTAATTTCATAAAGAACGAATCCTCGATTATCCCGCAGAGGTAATAGATTATAATCCGTCTCGAGAGCATGCAAAGTATCCTCTTCATTGAACTTGAAAAACTCTCGTAATTCTTTATCGACATCCGATGTTTTTGTTGACCACATTGTTAGGTTTTTGTAGATGTGGTACCACTGGACATCGTCGCCGACTTTCCTTTTGGCGATTGTAGACGCATGTTTGAAGTCTTTCCTGCAAAACTCTTGCCACAGTAGGCTCGTCACGTCAATGATCTCTTTCCACTGTTTACACACTCGTCGACACTTTCCTACACTGTATCCATCGGTTCTCTTCAGTATTTCAACAAATGTTTCCAAAGGCAAATTATTTATAtccattttttattataaatgaaaatgttttatgaTTTCGAGTTCATGTTTCAGTCACTGACATTTAGAATCCAATTGATAATTTCAATGTTATACAGCAATATTTAACATTAACAACATTTTCTCTATCTTTCTTAAGAATTTTCAGTTCATatggtttagttttatttaataatgacCTCTGTTTTCAATTTTATCACTTCACAAAATCTCGTGATTATGTATGACGTTTATTGGTCAAGTTGGTAGCATTTGTAAACCAATGAATGATAAGGAACAGATGCATTCAAGTTAAGATACATAACgtttaaaatccaattatttTTTGCAGTCAAGTGCAGTATATAATCCTTTCGTTCAAAAAGTACGTTATTGTAAATGAAGATGAATACAgagcaaaatatttattcgtggaCGTCCTGAATAGAAAAACCTGAACAACAATAACTTGCAgctgaaaattaaattattcatgAACATACCGAAAGACAATGACGCCAACCTCAGCATATTCTCGGCGcggaatttaaaaaagttttgaaaTTCGAACAAAATCTttccaaacatggaaataattatttttactttcgaGGTTTTTGATCCagctattttataatttaaaaataatttgtgaaAATGTCGCGGATAGGTAATAAAGAATGCCTATTAATATTCACATTCTaaacaagtaaataataataatgcacaCAGATTTACAAGACATTAATATTGTAGagatacatacactcacgcctattatcACCGGGGCAAGCGGGGGAATTCCATTGTTTGATATATCAATAGTAAGGTACCTATTAATAGTAGTATCAAGGTATTTGAAATAGAAGCTAATCTAAGATGATCTAAAATCAATCACATTTTACTTTCCgagttattttcgaattttatttatgaattaagtaacgtTAAGTAATGAgtgcgacgtttgaccgcttttattgatgacgtcaccatacaaacttcaaagaaaactttcgtttagacatttcgtaaaaagttgtcaaataggtacctacataactaTTTATAGTTCATTATTATATAAGCAAAGGACTattggtataataaataaaacacagaaAGCATATTTATAGGAACGATTTAATTGAATACGGCTGAAGTAAAATGGCGATtcttttacaaataatttataattgcaACATTTCCTACTACTTATGATTTGGAAAATATAAATCAATAGCCACATATCTGTATATGTAAgtagtacctaggtaggtacctatttataaaatatttacacaaaAGTCTGTAAATATACCACTAGTCTGTATTTCTCAAAATTTAgaattaattgaataaataaaaataaaataacaattccacacaacgtttcaaataatattttgatcAACCATAATTActctaacaaaatatataaacaacCACAAaatattctgataaaaataccCAAAGGCTACAACTAAATGGTAACtcacaaaacaattaagtacaaaattaaattacttaaattaaaattcaaaattgtctttcaaaaatcatttatcaataattaattacaaattgATGTAAAAACATTAACAAATGCAAATTTCACTACAATGCAATAATAGGAATGAtttgtaaaaattaataacaatatcaGTTTCATAAATTAATGcaacaaataacaaaactattcataattaatttgtgtatttatttatttattgttatttttaaaactgaATTAATTTTGTTCCTACAGATATAAACTGGATAtttctacataatatattagATACAGTATGTATAAGattatttaaatcaaaattgTAATTGGTATCGAAAAAAGGACGTTCGTTATTTCCTGAAAGTTTATATTATACACTTTTATTCGGTTTTAGATACACATTATTCTATAGCAAGAGTAATTCTGTATAACATGTGATATGCACGATTGCAcaggtacctatatttttatgactgtatgttttttatttacatgcTTCTTTCTAATTCCGTCGaattaatttagtttgacagtcCCAAAATGAAGGTCGTCCTTCATCACACTTAGGGTTAATACCATAAGGAATCGAAGTGTCAAtccaaaacttaaaataacaaattGAACCTTAAAATCCGCAGAGTAACGCATATATTACTTATGAGATTTTAAAATGACGTGCGCATTTTCATATTTAGAAATTGCGACTAACGCTGATTGGTTCTTTTTACAATCTTCTTCGAAGGTtgaatttgttattttaaatttaggaTCAACTCAGCCCTAGTATAAGCCGACCCTCAGTAGAAAGAGATAGATTTTCAACTAtcaaactaaactaaaattatCTTCTTCCAGACGGAAGCGACTCTTAGTATTCGCTTTGCGTGAATCTGAATATAAACACATGCTAACAGTTAACTTTCATAACTAGAGATGATATAGTATTAAATACAACATTGAACAATTATATTGAATGATTCTTAATTGTCATTTtagttataataaattaatttgaatgaTTCTTAACTACATTCTTATAGAATTCTTTATGAttgaatgatttatttatagtaaTGAAATTCATATACGTACATTGCACTTATAGCTTCTAGCTACCAAAGTCGGTTGAGTTTAGAACTAAGACATTAAATAGTCAATCTTATGTCAGATATCTGTGAGTTTTTGTAGATGATGTTGATAACGATGCTGATTCCAGAAGACAAGCCCATACCttttaacttaaaacaaaaaggaaatgtttggaattagcaccattgcagACTATTAGAATTAGAccaatatattatacaatttgacaatcattctACTAAGCAGGCTCAGTCTGTAATCGACTCGACATTTTCATATGTTTCGACCTGTCAAATAAAAtggccaattatttatttatttagtattcttGTGGCTCAAAAATGACGCAATGACAATCATACCGCGGGGGGCGGGGCTTCAAAATCACGGACAAATAGTTTATTTACAAATAGATTATTTTgctattgtgttttgttttttgagtGAGTTTTGGCGTTAATAATCCCTGCTTCCATGTTTATTGTCGTTCACCGTTATTAACACGTTTATATTCATCTTTCAACCATAACCGACATAAGATTGATTATTCCAACTTATTTTGAATCATAGACTTAGATTTTGACACATATGTGTATGTTTTAATACCTACGCAGCTTAGGACGTTACAAGAAaccaattaaaactaaaaataattaaataaatgactATAAAAATTAACTACTCATACTAAATTCGCTAGTCACGTTTCCATTCAAAAGTCATACTTTTTTAACTATCACTTTATAATCACTCTGTATAAAGTCAAGCGAAAATTGTACAAGAAGTTAATTCAAATGTACTCATATTAAAGAAACATCTTGAGCATT is a genomic window of Pectinophora gossypiella chromosome 25, ilPecGoss1.1, whole genome shotgun sequence containing:
- the LOC126378133 gene encoding uncharacterized protein LOC126378133; its protein translation is MDINNLPLETFVEILKRTDGYSVGKCRRVCKQWKEIIDVTSLLWQEFCRKDFKHASTIAKRKVGDDVQWYHIYKNLTMWSTKTSDVDKELREFFKFNEEDTLHALETDYNLLPLRDNRGFVLYEITTLKYLPVAVPEKHCLKISHNTCASAILTKSGLYLQRSVENPAHTSEAFFQADNFILTKDALYFYKDRDVFKCLLTLEKIPLKLILRCDYDIKEMKVSDDIVYIFTRCGKIVTISNDKNLSVKPINIPVEWIQHIKHICALDDKNFICYSRRLFKIETDKYQHLYLDFPPISALFFYSDFVIIGTTTSEILLYRLFCQERNTKPSFEVLATLPDGKYAVHLDICERKTGPLIIIGTHLEIILLDLEFFPHETPGKISFPPNKLAMYKRMLKLRDRLKAKQ